A window of Parasynechococcus marenigrum WH 8102 contains these coding sequences:
- the efp gene encoding elongation factor P encodes MISSNDFRTGTTIEIDGAVWRVVEFLHVKPGKGSAFVRSKLKAVKTGNVVEKTFRAGEMLPQALLEKASLQHTYMEGEDYVFMDMSTYEETRLSADQIGESRKYLKEGMEVNVVSWNGSPLEVELPNSVVLEITETDPGVKGDTATGGTKPAILETGAQVMVPLFLSIGEKIKVDTRSDSYLGRENG; translated from the coding sequence ATGATCTCCAGCAACGACTTCCGAACCGGCACCACGATTGAGATCGATGGTGCCGTCTGGCGTGTGGTGGAGTTCCTTCACGTCAAGCCTGGCAAGGGATCTGCCTTTGTGCGCTCCAAGCTCAAGGCGGTGAAGACCGGCAACGTGGTGGAAAAGACCTTCCGTGCGGGGGAGATGCTGCCCCAGGCCTTGTTGGAAAAGGCCTCGCTGCAGCACACTTACATGGAAGGCGAGGACTATGTCTTCATGGACATGTCCACCTATGAGGAGACGCGCCTCAGCGCCGATCAGATCGGGGAAAGCCGCAAATACCTCAAGGAGGGAATGGAGGTGAATGTGGTGTCCTGGAACGGCAGTCCTCTTGAGGTGGAACTGCCGAATTCCGTGGTGCTCGAGATCACGGAAACCGATCCCGGCGTGAAAGGTGACACCGCCACCGGCGGCACCAAGCCGGCCATCCTGGAAACCGGTGCCCAGGTCATGGTGCCCCTGTTCCTGTCCATCGGCGAGAAGATCAAGGTGGATACCCGCAGCGACAGCTATCTGGGTCGTGAGAACGGATGA
- the accB gene encoding acetyl-CoA carboxylase biotin carboxyl carrier protein: protein MTMQLDHEQLHRLLEVLGESDIQEFRLEGDDFRLDIRRNLPGQAVMAPVMPAPVAAAVAPAAAEPASPPPAATATRSDLLEITAPMVGTFYRAPAPGEAPFIEVGNRIEVGQTVCILEAMKLMNELEAEVSGEVVEILMDNGTPVEFGQVLMRVRPA from the coding sequence ATGACCATGCAGCTGGATCACGAACAACTGCACCGCCTTCTCGAGGTACTGGGCGAGAGCGACATTCAGGAGTTTCGGCTGGAGGGTGATGACTTCCGGCTGGATATCCGTCGCAACCTGCCGGGACAGGCCGTCATGGCTCCGGTGATGCCCGCCCCTGTGGCCGCAGCAGTGGCACCGGCCGCGGCCGAGCCTGCGTCTCCACCTCCTGCAGCCACAGCCACCCGTAGTGATCTGCTGGAGATCACGGCTCCGATGGTGGGCACCTTCTACCGCGCACCTGCACCGGGAGAGGCTCCGTTCATTGAAGTCGGCAATCGCATTGAAGTCGGCCAGACGGTGTGCATCCTCGAGGCGATGAAACTGATGAACGAGCTCGAAGCCGAAGTCAGTGGAGAGGTGGTGGAGATCCTGATGGACAACGGCACACCAGTGGAATTTGGTCAGGTGCTGATGCGCGTGCGGCCGGCCTAG
- the pdxA gene encoding 4-hydroxythreonine-4-phosphate dehydrogenase PdxA, translating to MPSPLDHNASQQLLIALGDPAGIGMEVTLKALASSRLPASLQPVLVGCRRSLMATHARLLQQGITAVADPDQLIIDDQPLEVSVQPGQPTTAGAAACFRWLTHSVACVQHGHGRALVTAPIAKHLWHAAGHHYPGQTERLAELAGSQQSSMLFTAVAPHGTWRLNTLLTTTHLPFSQITAALTPELVEHKLNVLLNFCQRFRPDPHLVVAGLNPHAGEAGRLGQEEDTWLSPLLKRWRQEHPSVRLDGPIPPDTCWLSAAQAWNQPDGSGPDGYLALYHDQGLIPVKLLAFDAAVNTTLELPFLRTSPDHGTGFDIAGQGLARPDSMIAALQAAWDLTAA from the coding sequence ATGCCATCACCGTTGGACCACAACGCTAGCCAGCAGCTGCTGATCGCCCTTGGCGATCCAGCGGGCATCGGCATGGAGGTCACGCTCAAGGCACTGGCGAGCAGCAGGCTTCCTGCGTCACTCCAACCGGTTCTGGTCGGCTGCCGTCGCAGCCTGATGGCAACCCACGCCCGCCTCCTGCAGCAGGGCATCACAGCTGTCGCCGATCCCGATCAGCTGATCATTGACGACCAACCCCTGGAGGTATCCGTTCAACCCGGACAACCGACAACAGCCGGTGCCGCAGCGTGCTTCCGCTGGCTGACCCACTCCGTTGCATGTGTGCAGCATGGGCACGGTCGTGCCCTGGTCACCGCACCGATCGCCAAGCACCTCTGGCATGCTGCAGGCCATCACTATCCCGGGCAGACGGAACGGCTGGCTGAACTCGCCGGTTCACAGCAGTCCTCAATGCTGTTCACGGCCGTCGCACCCCATGGGACCTGGCGACTCAACACGTTGCTGACCACCACGCACCTTCCCTTCAGCCAGATCACCGCAGCGCTGACCCCGGAATTGGTGGAGCACAAATTGAATGTGCTGCTGAACTTCTGCCAGCGGTTCCGGCCCGACCCTCATCTGGTGGTGGCAGGTCTGAACCCCCATGCCGGTGAAGCGGGTCGACTCGGACAGGAGGAGGACACCTGGCTGTCTCCACTGCTCAAGCGCTGGCGCCAGGAGCATCCTTCCGTGCGGCTGGATGGCCCCATACCGCCTGATACCTGTTGGTTGAGCGCAGCTCAGGCCTGGAACCAACCGGACGGCTCAGGCCCGGATGGATATCTCGCGCTTTACCACGATCAGGGCCTGATTCCGGTGAAGTTGCTGGCGTTTGACGCCGCCGTCAACACCACCTTGGAACTGCCCTTCCTCCGCACATCACCCGATCACGGCACCGGATTCGACATCGCCGGCCAGGGTTTGGCCCGACCGGACAGCATGATCGCGGCCCTGCAGGCGGCTTGGGATCTCACAGCGGCCTAG
- a CDS encoding SDR family oxidoreductase yields MLSDLVNRSQPLARDARVLVLGGGYSGGHLTRLLRALGTTVRCSRRSLSSPEADLVFDSTAGLIPTSRDLDGITHVLSTIPPTTEGHDPVLTHLGSQLKERSLTWVGYLSTTGVYGDQQGRWVSEDDPANPGQPRSQRRHACEQAWLDSGLPVQILRLPGIYGPGRSVLDSLRTGTARRILKADQVFCRIHVDDIAGACLHLMHQAAAGPGPAIVNVSDDRPAAPQDLLQYGAALLNCKLPDEEPFELASHSMSAMARSFWSENRRVRNTLLCQQLGYALLHPDFKAGLQDCLRQESQSCS; encoded by the coding sequence ATGCTGTCCGATCTTGTCAACCGATCCCAACCACTCGCCCGGGATGCACGGGTGCTGGTGCTCGGTGGCGGCTACAGCGGTGGTCACCTAACACGGCTACTCAGGGCCCTCGGCACCACCGTGCGCTGCAGTCGCCGCAGCCTGAGCTCTCCGGAAGCTGATCTCGTCTTCGACAGCACAGCCGGGCTGATCCCAACGTCGAGAGATCTGGACGGCATTACCCACGTGCTCTCCACCATTCCCCCGACAACCGAGGGCCACGACCCGGTGCTCACCCACCTCGGGTCGCAGCTGAAAGAGCGATCACTCACCTGGGTTGGCTATCTCTCCACCACCGGCGTCTACGGGGATCAGCAGGGGCGCTGGGTGTCGGAGGACGATCCCGCTAATCCAGGCCAGCCGCGCAGTCAGCGGCGCCATGCCTGTGAACAGGCCTGGCTGGACTCCGGCCTCCCGGTGCAGATCCTGAGACTTCCCGGCATTTACGGACCCGGCCGCTCGGTGCTCGACAGTCTTCGGACCGGAACGGCACGGCGGATTCTGAAGGCCGATCAGGTGTTCTGCCGCATCCATGTGGATGACATCGCCGGCGCCTGCCTGCATCTGATGCATCAGGCCGCAGCAGGACCCGGGCCAGCCATCGTCAATGTCAGCGATGACCGCCCTGCAGCGCCTCAGGATCTCCTGCAGTACGGCGCAGCCCTGCTGAACTGCAAGCTTCCCGACGAGGAACCGTTCGAACTGGCCAGCCATTCGATGTCCGCCATGGCACGGTCGTTCTGGAGTGAGAACCGCCGGGTTCGCAACACCCTGCTGTGCCAACAGCTTGGCTATGCCCTGCTCCATCCGGATTTCAAAGCCGGCCTGCAGGATTGCCTGCGACAGGAATCTCAGTCCTGCTCCTGA
- a CDS encoding HNH endonuclease: MHNRDAVFLDELCPKLRVRRWRQSLHIYTGKSCIYCGKPSESIDHILPRARGGLSVTENCVPACLSCNGHKSDADVFDWYRRQRFYDPRRAMAIRAWMDGDLRLALRLLQWAHPQDASLPKPDGGMELSFQPA; encoded by the coding sequence ATGCATAACCGGGATGCAGTTTTTCTTGATGAACTCTGTCCCAAATTGCGCGTCCGACGCTGGAGACAATCACTTCACATTTACACCGGCAAAAGTTGTATTTATTGCGGTAAACCTTCGGAATCCATTGATCACATTCTTCCCCGTGCCCGCGGTGGCTTGAGCGTCACCGAAAATTGCGTCCCGGCTTGCCTGTCCTGCAACGGTCATAAATCCGATGCCGATGTTTTCGACTGGTACCGCCGACAGCGCTTTTATGACCCCAGACGTGCCATGGCCATTCGGGCCTGGATGGATGGTGACCTGCGCCTCGCCCTGCGATTGCTGCAGTGGGCGCACCCTCAGGACGCTTCCTTGCCCAAGCCGGATGGCGGCATGGAATTGAGCTTTCAACCGGCCTAA
- a CDS encoding DEAD/DEAH box helicase has protein sequence MGDLISDSGSLSCGLDLSAAGLIRVVCPFDAVTQAQLRRIRPRGSWMGPSRGWEFPLAAAAALIQGFGTRFPVTPQLQQWLDWCHHPLPPLPPHRDLVAAADLTMALRDGRRPLPHQRSGARWLLARRGAVLADEMGLGKTLTALLAARAMVRCAELRVMVVAPVGLHAHWRREAETVDLQPELVSWARLPAELPPAGTLLVVDEAHFAQSLQANRTAALLRLARHPRLRAIWMLTGTPMKNGRPAQLYPLLAAMDHPIARDQRQFEERYCQGHWREQRGQRRWQASGATQLEELRRLTRPLILHRRKAQVLELPPKQRREHPIALSDAESLGFDHRIDLLVDDFRRRALKGEVRSDAEPLAVLTALRRVAAEFKLPAAETLVRTLLQAGEAVVLFSGFVEPLQLLQQRLGGALLTGRQRPVERQQAVDCFQQGGEDLLLATFGTGALGFTLHRARHVVLLERPWTPGDVAQAEDRCHRLGMEDEVLTCHWLQLGPADQLVDGLVASKAERIEILLGPRRLTLERQSLPLMVRRCLQVA, from the coding sequence GTGGGGGATTTGATTTCCGATTCCGGATCGCTCTCCTGCGGGCTTGACCTATCGGCTGCCGGACTCATCCGTGTGGTCTGTCCTTTTGACGCCGTCACCCAGGCGCAATTGCGGCGGATCCGGCCCCGTGGTAGTTGGATGGGGCCGTCCAGGGGCTGGGAGTTTCCTCTGGCGGCAGCTGCAGCGTTGATCCAGGGTTTCGGGACGCGATTTCCTGTTACCCCCCAACTGCAGCAATGGCTGGATTGGTGTCACCACCCTTTGCCGCCATTGCCCCCCCACCGTGATCTGGTGGCGGCCGCCGATCTGACGATGGCGTTGCGGGATGGCCGGCGGCCACTCCCCCATCAACGCAGTGGAGCCCGTTGGCTGCTGGCGAGACGCGGAGCTGTTCTTGCCGATGAGATGGGGCTCGGCAAAACGTTGACGGCACTGCTGGCGGCCAGAGCCATGGTCCGCTGCGCTGAGCTGAGAGTCATGGTGGTGGCGCCGGTGGGGCTGCATGCCCATTGGCGCCGGGAAGCGGAGACGGTGGATCTCCAGCCGGAGTTGGTGAGCTGGGCGCGTTTGCCTGCTGAGCTTCCACCGGCTGGAACGCTGTTGGTGGTGGATGAGGCGCATTTCGCCCAATCCCTGCAGGCCAACCGCACGGCAGCCCTGTTGCGGCTGGCGCGTCACCCCCGGCTACGGGCGATCTGGATGCTCACGGGTACACCGATGAAAAACGGTCGTCCGGCTCAGCTCTATCCCTTGCTGGCGGCGATGGACCATCCGATTGCCAGGGATCAACGCCAGTTTGAGGAGCGCTATTGCCAGGGGCATTGGCGTGAGCAGCGGGGGCAACGGCGTTGGCAGGCCAGTGGTGCCACCCAGCTCGAAGAATTGCGCCGTCTCACACGGCCGCTGATTCTCCATCGCCGCAAGGCTCAGGTGCTGGAGCTGCCGCCCAAGCAACGCCGTGAGCACCCCATTGCCTTGTCAGACGCTGAATCCCTTGGATTCGACCATCGCATTGATCTGTTGGTGGACGACTTTCGGCGTCGAGCCCTCAAGGGTGAGGTGCGGTCCGATGCGGAACCGTTGGCGGTGCTGACCGCACTGCGCCGGGTTGCAGCCGAGTTCAAGCTCCCTGCGGCGGAAACCCTCGTGCGAACGCTGTTGCAAGCCGGCGAGGCAGTAGTTCTGTTCAGCGGATTTGTGGAACCGCTGCAGTTGTTGCAGCAGCGATTGGGTGGAGCCCTGCTCACCGGTCGTCAACGGCCGGTGGAGCGGCAGCAGGCGGTGGATTGCTTTCAGCAGGGGGGAGAGGATCTGCTGCTGGCAACTTTTGGTACCGGGGCTCTTGGATTCACCCTGCACCGGGCCAGGCATGTGGTGTTGCTGGAGCGCCCCTGGACGCCGGGTGATGTGGCGCAGGCCGAAGACCGCTGCCATCGCCTGGGGATGGAAGATGAGGTGCTCACCTGTCATTGGTTGCAGCTGGGGCCGGCGGATCAGCTTGTGGATGGTTTGGTGGCCAGCAAGGCGGAACGGATCGAGATCCTGTTGGGCCCCCGTCGGTTGACGCTGGAGCGTCAGTCCTTGCCGTTGATGGTGCGGCGTTGTTTGCAGGTGGCCTGA
- a CDS encoding tetratricopeptide repeat protein: MTLATSSCLEDLASNQLRSALQRCNNSVETFPDQPEPWRDRSLVQTLLGQHDQACRDVEQAIALMDDGADPMLRHELEVRQATCKQRRTINGKD, translated from the coding sequence TTGACCCTGGCCACCAGCAGCTGCCTGGAGGATCTTGCGTCCAATCAGCTGCGTTCAGCCCTACAACGCTGCAACAACAGTGTGGAAACCTTCCCAGATCAACCGGAACCCTGGCGGGATCGTTCGCTGGTGCAGACCCTGCTCGGCCAGCACGATCAGGCCTGCCGTGATGTGGAACAGGCGATCGCTCTGATGGATGACGGTGCGGATCCGATGCTTCGCCATGAACTCGAGGTGCGTCAGGCCACCTGCAAACAACGCCGCACCATCAACGGCAAGGACTGA
- a CDS encoding DUF6554 family protein produces the protein MLRSTAQRILCSAGVIVGLLCGSSTAWAGTDTEEKGAQVYCFMRSSGNAHDVSWNAAYALIKRQSRGLFKTSPEHASVMITEAVVKDPGTFPDCGQFLGDLFGGATTATAASLGSTSTPTQTNTSFSSDGYAASEAERYSY, from the coding sequence ATGCTTCGCTCCACCGCCCAACGGATTCTGTGCAGCGCCGGCGTGATCGTCGGATTGCTATGTGGATCCAGCACGGCATGGGCAGGCACCGACACCGAAGAAAAGGGTGCGCAGGTGTATTGCTTCATGCGCAGCAGCGGCAATGCCCATGACGTGAGCTGGAACGCCGCCTACGCCCTGATCAAGCGGCAGAGCCGCGGACTGTTCAAAACATCACCGGAACATGCCTCTGTGATGATCACAGAAGCTGTGGTCAAGGACCCCGGCACATTCCCTGACTGCGGTCAGTTCCTCGGCGATCTGTTCGGCGGGGCAACCACCGCCACTGCAGCAAGCCTTGGCAGCACCTCAACGCCAACCCAGACCAATACCTCCTTCAGCAGCGACGGTTACGCCGCCAGCGAGGCCGAGCGTTACAGCTACTGA